The Monodelphis domestica isolate mMonDom1 chromosome 5, mMonDom1.pri, whole genome shotgun sequence DNA segment AGTGCCACTTTCAATTGGTTGGGGAAGGGTTCCTTATATGGAtaggtccaaaaaaaaaaggtgaagggagggggaaagaatacTATTAAAGTGAGAAATTGTGAGATTGGATGTAAAGTAAAAGTTTGTTTACTAGGATCAGTAATACATTGAAATAAAATACTGAAgaattttataggaaaaaaagctAGCTACCTTTTATGGATTATTTACCAAATTATTTATAAGGTAGAGGAATAAATCAGTTGATAGCTTGAGGCCCCTTTGATTTTGTGATTTCCTTCCTCACCCCCAAAATATAAGGGCCTTGGGACCCCCCAACAAGAGATATTTGAGATATAGATACTTGAATTTGGAGGAAGACATCTTATTACCTAATTAGCTCAATTTAAAGATTTGTTCTATGTGTAGGCTATTTGCAATCTttcatagaatataaactcctccaagggaacttttttttccttttgtttcatctTTATATCTGAAGCACCTACATAAATTAAAGGCTAGATAAATCCTTTTTGAATTGGATCATTTGCCAGGGAGGCAAACGCAGATTTATTTGAGATAGAATTAGAAAGCTTCATTGAAATTTACTACTATGGATTTAGATTTAGACTTTGAATGAGATTTTGTGAGAAGAAGAAATTAGTATCTACTATTCAAAAGACTGGGCCTTTATATAATATCTGAAGGAGAATTTGGCTTGGTTAGAAGCTAAATATTTCCTACTTTTCATTAGTTTGCTAGTTTGACAGTATGAGAAAAGAAGGCTCTGAGTTTTTCAGGAGAAAAGTAATGGTGTACTTTGGAACACTTTGagtgaaaatagaaattaataggTAAAAAGCAGAGAGGAGGATATGAGTATCTTTTGCACTGAATTATGGTGGAATCACTGTTGGGTTAAGAAACATCTGATGGTTCTTTTAAGACTTTGGTTTCAGATGCTTTTGTCCTAATTCTTCAATTAGCCAACAATAGAAATTGTTTCCGTGACATTGCCTTGTTCTTACCCTCAGCTTTGGCATTGGGCTTTTCTTGAGGAAAACACTACATTACTTCTGTATTTGGAATTGAAATCTTGGCCTCTGGCTTATGAGCTATTTAAcagaatgagagccaaaagacaaATGAGTCTTTTGGGTCACCTAATTGAGGCTTCAGTATCCCTTGTGCTTTCACTAAGGAATGAAAAATTAAGTCTTTGCCTAATACTTCATTTTACTCTATGATGAAGTTATATGGGGCactaatgaaaaagagaaaactgaaagtACTTTATCTTGTTAATTTATTCAAGAGgcatttacattttttatcttATTGTCCATATGAGGATTTGAGTAGCATTATGTTTTCTTTGAATTCTATTCTGTATATAACTAATGATTTCTATATTCTATTAGAAGTCCTTGTTGGActtacatacaaacacacatcaCATATATGAACAATGCCACGCATTATTATTTTTGGAAGGGATCCTAGACACTCTAGAGTCTAgacccatgatggtgaacctgtgacataggtgccaaagatggcacacagagactcTCTGTGGGTACCTCAGCTGTTGCCCACCAGAGTTAGTAGAAAGGTAGAGgaactcaggcagagctgctccctttcccctctccaccatgcctccccacctctctgcccagcagtccaatggaaatGTTTACTCCCTTCCCTGAGCAAAGCTCCAAGccattcccctccctttttccttccccagtatggggaaaggggagggcaTAGCACTTGGTCTCTTGGGTGGTGGGGCACTACATCGGGtatctaaaatcttttttttttttttaagcccttaccttccatcttagaattaatcttttatattggttccaaggcagaagagtggtaaagactaggcaatggggggtggggtggtcagtgacttgcccagggtcacacaactaggaagtgtctaaggtcaaatttgaacccaggacttcccatctccaggtctgactgtCTATCTACcacaccacttagctgtcccctctaaaaggttcaccatcatgggtcTAGACCAATCTTTTTCCTGTGCCAGAAGGTAAACTCATTTGTGACTAGGGATGCTTTATTCCTGTTACTAGTATCTGCAGTGTTTCTCAGAGTGCCtagtacacagtaggtacttaatacttgTTAACTGGTTGATTGATGTTTACCCAGCCTTTACTCAAATAGAACTGAAGTGAGAGACCTCACTACCTACCCAGAAAGCTTGATAGTATCCTAGATGGGACTTTTGGGGGATTAAGCTCCAGCAAACGTTGCTTTGAGTTCATAATGCAAACAGCTAAACTGTACAGTGGTTGAAATCAGAACGTTTCTGCAGAAGAGATCGTCCTCCATGCActattttcccttctcacttaaaGCCTTTATTTTGGTGGAGCATTTCAAATGACCACCATTTCACCTGATTGACGCTCTTTTGCCAAACTCTGAACTCGCATTATCTAAACTATaagccattttaaaaaattcccaaagTCAATCCTATGTTTCCCTCCAAACAGGTGGCTTCCGATGCCTGGGCATCGCAGAGAAGGACGCCGCCCTCGGCTTTTGTGGGGATGGTTACTTCTTCAATAGGGAAATACAAGAATGCCAGGCTTGTTGGGAGTGTGATGATGGCATGGTGGCTCTCCCCTGCTCCGCAGTCAGTGACACGGTGTGCTCAGCAGCCATGGAAACCCAGCTCACTAAGTCTTGGGCTGCGGATCTACAGCTGCCCTCCGCGAAGTCTGCCTCGGTCCAGGTCTATCCCGGTTTGGACCTTAAgctaaaagggaagaggaaattcGATATTGCCTTCGTGGAGGACAGCAAACTGGTCTTCAGGCAGCATGGCCTACTCTGGATTGACCTCAACTTTGCCGTGAAACACAACTGTAGGAATTTCCTCCAGCTCTCCCTCAAGTCAAATAGCAGCGAGGAGGGGGCTGAGCTCAGCGGAGTTCGTCTAGAACAGCCCGAAGGAAAGTACTTCCAGAGCGCCAGCTTAAGTAGCGCGGCCGAAGTGGAACCGAGTCAGACCCTGGCGGTGTTCCTGAGAAGCCCAAATCAGTTCTGCAACCGAAGCAAAGACTTGAACGTGTACGATCTCACCAGTCCGCTCAGCTTGTTCTGGCTGTCCCACGACACCGGGGCGGTGGCCATGAGCGCCCAGATGTCCACGGCCATGCATTACCAGACCAACTACCGCCCTACGTTTAAAATCAGTTCCATTTCGGATCCGTACATGGTCAGCCTCTCTCACGATGGAAGGGGGGTAAGGTTCACCGAGGCCGGGGTCATTAAGTTTGTTTTCCACCAGGCTCTGTATTCCATGGGTCACACCTGTGTCCGAGAAGgcttttccttgatttcttatatCGGCAGGAATGGCACCAACGTAGAGCTGATGAACACGTTCAAATCGGGAGTGAATTACCGCGACACTTCTCTGTCTGCCTCGGGGGCAGTCGGAGTCCAGGCTGGAGATCAGATTAATTTTGAGATTTTCTCGCCAGCCCAGTGTAGCGTGCGCTACTTTGGGGACAGTTTGGGCGTGAGCGCATTCAGCCTCATCTGGATCCCATCTGCCGTTTCCTCTGCTCTTTCAGCCACCGTTTCCGCAACAGGCCTGCCTACTGGAGCTGTCAGGAACAAATTTTTGGATTTCAAACTTGTCACATCCAATGAGAAACAGATCCAGCTGGTTTCTTCTGGACAGTACGCTCAGAGGTACTTCAAGTTTACCGAGAAGGGAGTTGCCAGCGTTGCTTTTAACTTAAAGTTGATCCACTCTTGTAATGTGATCAAAGTTACCTTAAATCATTTGATTGAGGATCCACCACACCCAGCGCCAATTGCTCAGCAAATTGGGGGTCAGATGCCCGAGGGAAGCATATGGACCAGTGTCAGCCTCTGTTCTTCTTTTGAAGTTCACAATGGTACCATGATCTCCATTTCTCTCGATTGTGTTCGAGGAAGGATCAATCAGATTTCCCACCAGCGTGGGACCGGCATATCAATCTTATGGATCTCATCTTAACTTTTTTAAGGGCTAGAAAAAACTGATGGGTAGCTTTGAAGCACCCTCTGGACATCGTTCAGGATAAAGCAGTTTGTGAAACTACACAAGGTCTTGTAGAAATATCCTTATTTCAAGATGTAAGGTTATTTACCCAAAGAGaagactttctttaaaaaaaaaaacaaaccaccaaCTTGCACTGTTAATATTTCCCTCCTCTAAGAATTGGAGTTACAGACTCTTGGATTCAATCTGGGTTCTAGTTTTTGACAACATAGTCTTATTAAATGCAGGGTCTGTGTAAACATTACgagaaagtaaaatgaataaaaacaatttgtCACAGAAATTCAGTACATTTAAATTAAATCCCAACAACTCTGCACGTGAGTGTGCTTAGTCAATGTGAACTTGCTCACATGCATGTTTGACCATGGCAAATTGCTCGACTAGTTAGCTGTTTGGTTGCCATTATTAGGTTAAACAACTTTCGCTAAAAATTCATATTACATGGAAGCATTAAGTTCAACTTATAAATGCAAACCTGAAGGAAAGCATATTAAGTATactgattttaatttattttaatcactatttatttcttttgacattgctcttttttaaaacctattttggaggttttgtttctcttttgtttgtttattaactTCACTCTTATTTTGAATTCTTGCACTTTGTCATGTCATGCATCGATTCCTCTCTGTGAAGCTTGAGAATAGAGGTGACTCCCTCTTTGCATGTTTGCTGATTATTTCTGCCCTAGGGAttgcatttttccttttgaaaattgtCTTCTGAAGCACATACATGATAATGCAAGGGAGGAAATGCTCTGGCCATATGCTGACCAGATTATCAGCAGTCAATTTAGAAATTTTTGTTGAGAttgcttcttgagagcagagattgtcttttacctgtgtttgtaaccccagcacttagtaaaatgactagtacatagtaggcacttaataaatttttactaACTGTCTACTTATTTGTGAGCATTCTGATTTGCATCCACAGGTCTATTTTAATCCTTGCTATGGAATGCTGGGTGGGAGCAAGTTGGAGACAAGTCTT contains these protein-coding regions:
- the LOC103093635 gene encoding uncharacterized protein LOC103093635 translates to MREVRRSWPGGCAGGRCYGYLGLCFLLLGGGGADLCRGPACGGDGGGGDPEPPQPKPSCLQPGGARCPGRAGRPSRSFLHSASAGRSQAQVKQPVQPAPDPASSSISSAQPRAAPVDPKPQPDRAAARGALEPMVACAAGAVCEAAVGAPNSSTPGSRDCKGLECRLPPLRLARQKHRAAGGRVPVFQQQGEGCAGTGLGPEEPTLVRVNERAAQFIGEVTPELAHPAPDLGGAGLGVQLTCDIRPGENEVPSEDALILQLQLAKGQEKFVEMLKNQQKVIADLQDKLTEQQNTLISQQREILEQQKKMYEQMNLIKVQYSMLFDTVKQMSFQNLQEDIQRYFQTHLQGLQNQVRNHLQKSYSVHKVEVDAKMIDVGETSLDCGLCESDEFCNFQKTPSQCEKCTLCPAGFFQMSECSANTDRICQDRDECTELPNVCGERIKCLNTPGGFRCLGIAEKDAALGFCGDGYFFNREIQECQACWECDDGMVALPCSAVSDTVCSAAMETQLTKSWAADLQLPSAKSASVQVYPGLDLKLKGKRKFDIAFVEDSKLVFRQHGLLWIDLNFAVKHNCRNFLQLSLKSNSSEEGAELSGVRLEQPEGKYFQSASLSSAAEVEPSQTLAVFLRSPNQFCNRSKDLNVYDLTSPLSLFWLSHDTGAVAMSAQMSTAMHYQTNYRPTFKISSISDPYMVSLSHDGRGVRFTEAGVIKFVFHQALYSMGHTCVREGFSLISYIGRNGTNVELMNTFKSGVNYRDTSLSASGAVGVQAGDQINFEIFSPAQCSVRYFGDSLGVSAFSLIWIPSAVSSALSATVSATGLPTGAVRNKFLDFKLVTSNEKQIQLVSSGQYAQRYFKFTEKGVASVAFNLKLIHSCNVIKVTLNHLIEDPPHPAPIAQQIGGQMPEGSIWTSVSLCSSFEVHNGTMISISLDCVRGRINQISHQRGTGISILWISS